The sequence TTCGTCGCCCTCTTCAGTTCCAGCGAATTTATAAGTTAACATTTTGTAGTAAAGTTTTGCTGCTACAAAGTCTGACGCTCTTTCGTTTTCATTTGGACAAAGCTCAACTATATCAAAACCTACTACGTTTCTTTCTTCAAAAACTTGTTTTAGAAAATCTAAAGTTTCATACCAAAAAAGTCCGCCTGGCTCTGGAGTTCCAGTAGATGGAAGGATCGACGGATCAAATGCATCAAGGTCAAATGTTATGAAAACATTGTCACCCAAAGCTTCAATAACTTTATCCATCCAGTATTCGTCTTTTGCCATGTCATGGGCGAAGAATACTTTTTCTTCATCCATCACGCGAGTTTCAGCAATATCCATACTTCGAATACCTATTTGTATTAAATTTGTGGTCTGGCTTGCCTCATAAACTGCGCAAGCGTGGTTGCAAGTGCTTCCGTGGAAATCCTTGCGCAAATCTGCATGTGCATCAATATGAAGCACGGTTAAGTTATCAAAACATTCGTTAAAAGCGCGAATAGTTCCTATAGAAATGCTGTGTTCGCCACCAAAAATTGTCACGAATTTATTTCGCTTTATATAATCTTTTGTGGCTTTATGCACTTCTGAAACCATAGCTTCTGGTGTGGAATTTTCAGTAATAGCATCGGCTAGGTAAACACCTTGTTTATATACCTCTGTTTGGGTCTCGATATCATACAATTCCATGTTTTCTGAAGCGTCTAAAAAGGCTTCAGGACCTTTGTCTGCTCCCTTTTGCCATGTGCTTGTTCCGTCATACGGAACTGGGATCAATACAATTTTTGATGTTTCAAGGGCCGCATATTTTTGCGGGATTCCGGCGTATGTCTTAGTGCTCATAACCTAAAATGTTTAGCAATTGCTCGCTTGTTTGTTGTTCTGAAAAAAGTTTGGTTGTAATATTATCGTCTTTGTCTCTATCAATCAAAATATGTTTTGGCGAAGGCACTAAGCAGTGTTGCAAACCACCGAAACCACCAATACTTTCTTGATATGCTCCTGTGTTAAAGAAGCCAATATACAAAGGTTTTTCTTTTCTAAATTTTGGCAGATAAATAGCCGCCATGTTCTGTTCGCTATTGTAGTAATCATCACTATCACAGGTCAAACCACCTAAAAGCACTCTTTCATATTCATCATTCCAGCGATTAATTGCCAACATAATGAAACGTTTGCTTATTGCCCAAGTATCTGGAAGAGTTGTGATGAAAGAAGAATTAATCATATTCCATTTTTCACGATCGTTTTGTTGTTTTTGATACAAAATTTCGTAAATGGCACCACCACTTTCACCTACCGTAAAACTTCCAAATTCCGTAAATATGTTGGGCACAGGAACATCTGCTTCTGCACAAGTAATGTTTATTTGGTTTAGAATTTCGTTTATCATGTACTGATAATCGTACTCAAAATGCAAAGAATTTTTTATAGGAAAACCACCGCCTATATTCAAACTATCCAATGAAGGACAGATTTTTTTAAGCCGTACGTAAACCTTCAAACATTTCACCAATTCATTCCAATAATAGGCTGTGTCTCGAATACCAGTGTTTATGAAGAAGTGTAGCATTTTAAGATCTACACGTTCGTTGTTTTTTATTTGTTCTTCGTAAAAAGGAATGATGTTTTTGTAACCAATTCCTAATCTAGATGTATAGAATTCGAATTTTGGTTCTTCTTCTGAAGCTATTCTGATTCCAACATTGAAATGATTGTTGATGCTGTCTGAAAGCAATTCAATCTCTTCGTAATTATCAATAATCGGGATGCAATTTTCATGACCGTTATTGATTAAGCGTGCTATATTTTCTATGTATTGCTCGCGTTTGAAGCCATTACAAATCACATATGTTTTATCTGTTACTTTTCCAGTTTTCTTTAAGCTTTCCACGATATCAATATCAAAAGCCGAAGAGGTTTCTATATGAATATCATTCTTTAAAGCTTCGTTCAAAACGTGCTTGAAATGCGAACTTTTGGTGCAATAACAGTAGTTGTAGCTGCCTTTATAGTTGTTCTTTTCAATACCTTCGGCAAACCATTTCTTTGCTAAATTGATGTTTTCTGAAATTTTAGGAAGATAGGTAAACTTTAAAGGAGCTCCATATTGCTCAACGAGCTGCATAAGATTTACGCCGTGAAACTCAAGGCCATTGTCTCCCAAGCGGAATTCTTCTTGCGGCCAATAATAGGTTTGGTTTATTAAGTCTATGTATTTGGTATTCATTCTTTAAATATCGTTGGTTGAATGGTGTAAATTAAAAATTCTTGTTGCGTATTCCTTAAAAAAATAGAGGTATAACAAAAAATTAACTTGAAGATTAAATGTGAATAGGCCAAGTGTTTATGATGAAACAATTTCCCGAAACCCGCTGTTGTGCAGCTATTTGAAGTAAAAATGTGTTGTTCATTTAGAATCTATGTTTTCGATGATTTTCAAAAACCAACCATTTTAAATTATAGTACTTTTTAACTATTTATGATACAAATGTGCGAAAAAAATTCAATAAATAATGAAACGTGAATAAAATTTGTTCTTCATTAAATCATACTGAACATGCTGAGTTCCTTTTCGGTAAGTGTTCTCCAACGACCTCGTGGCAAATCTTTTTTAGTCAATGGCCCAAGAGTTACACAATCCATCCGTACAACATCATACCCTAAGTTTTCAAAAATAGTGCGGATAACACTGGTGCCAGTGTGCTTTATCTTTAGACCCACTTCGCTTTTAGGCGAATTATCTACATAGCTTATTTCTTCAATAGTTATTTCATTACCATCAATAGAAAAACCTTCCTTAATTTTTTTAAGGTGTTCAGACTTTAAATTTTTGTCAAGTTCAATATGAAAAAGTCTCGCTATACCTTTATTGGTAAACTTTTGCACAAACTCATCATCATTTGTAAAAAGAAGAAGACCTGTAGCATTTCTACCCAAACGACCAAAAGGTTTAATTTTGGCAGTTGTTGCGTTTGCTACCAAATCCATCACGGTCATTCCCTTGGCATTGCTATCTGTGGTTGCAAAACCTTTGGGTTTGTTCAGCAAAACGTAGGTGTTTGGTTCTGGATTTAAACGGCGACCGTCAAAACGAACATCATCCGTCATTTTGACTTTGTAGCCCATTTCATTGATAATTTTACCGTTTACGGAAACCAAACCAGTAGCAATATATGTATCAGCTTCTCGTCTGGAGCATACGCCACTATTACCGATGTATTTATTTAAGCGAATTCCATCTTCTGGATTGCTTTTCTTAATTTCTCTTATAGGCTTGTCACGACGGCCAATTTCCTTTCCAGTTTTATCAAATTTCAGCTTTGGCTTAGCTGAATTTTGCGGAAGACCTTGATTTTTCTTAGATGTATCGGGTTTTGCGGAAGCAATTTTGCGAGCCTCACTTTTCTTTCGTGCATTTTTCCCAGGCTTTTTGGAATTTCTTTCTTTGTCGTATTCGTCTTGTGTGCTCATTTAGTATTTTTTGCAAAGGTAATGAAATAAAGTAGCAGTTTCAGTTTTCAGTAGATAGTAAAAAAGCCGTTATCTGTGACTAATTTTCGTCATTTTTAAAGGAAGTTATTTCCTTCAAAATTGATAAATAATCTGCTCGATTCTGCACGAAATCCATTTCGGAGATATCTATTATTTTTATGTTTTCGGAATGTTGGGTTTTTATGAATTCTAAATAACCAGTATTCAATTTTTGAAGATATTCTGCAGGAATACTCTGCTCATAATAACGACCTCGGTTTTTTATATTTTCCAATAGCCTTTCGGTATTTTGATATAAATAAATATACAAATCTGGCTTTGGCAGCTCCTTGTGCATCACATGGAAGAGTTTTTTATAAAGCGCATATTCTTCCTCTGGCAAAGTAATACCTGCAAAAATCAAGGATTTATTCACATCATAATCTGCAATTACAGATTCTTTAAAGAGGTCAAATTGCGTAATATCGTCCACCAATTGTTGGTAACGGTCTGCTAAAAAAGACATTTCTAAAGGGAAAGCGTATCTGGCTGCGTCTTCATAAAACTTTGGAAGAAATGGATTGTCTTTAAAGCGTTCCAGAATTAATTTCGCATTAAAATCATTGGCTATTTTTGTGGTAAGACTAGTTTTTCCAGCTCCAATATTTCCCTCAATCGCGATGTAGTTGAATTGTGAAATACTGAAATCCTTCATCGGGTTGCTTAGCCATTTAAACTGTTTTTGAAGCACACTTTTATCTTCAGTTTCTGCCAAAAGTTTAATTATTTTTTTTATTGAAAGAGGATGAATGAGTTGCGAATTAATTTCGGCCAAAGGTTGCAAAACAAATTTCCGTTTCTCGATTTCTGGATGAGGAACTTTAAGCTTTTCAGTTTCAATAATTAAATCGTCTATAAAAAGAATGTCTATATCAATTGGTCGAGAAGCGTAAGTATTTGTAGTGTTTCGCTCACGGCCCATTGTTATTTCAATCTTCAGAATTATTCTCAGAATTTCTGAAGGTTCTAAATCTGACTGCATCCAAACGGTACAATTCAAAAAAGGATCACCCTTAAAACCCATTGCCGGAGTTTCGTAAACAGAAGAAATTTTCAAAATGGTGCCAACTTTTTCAAATAAACTATCAACCGCAGCTTGAAGATTTTCAAAGCGGTTGCCCATATTGGTGCCAAGGGAAAAATATATATGTTTTTGTGGTTCTATTTTGATGACTTTTTATTCAATGCTAATACTGAGGAAAATTTAAAGATTTCGATATAAATCAGAGTTAGTTCAAACTATATTTTTATCACGCCAAAACGCGTAAAAACAGATTCTCACTATTTTAAGACGAAATTAAGGAAAACAAAAAGACTACCAAGTAAATTTGTGCGCAGATGTAAAATTTACTTGATTACAGTTTTTAAAAAGTTGTTTTCAAGGGAATTATCACAAATCAATTTTTAAATTTTTTATGAAGAAAGCACTCAAAATAATTGGTATCATTCTTGGAATTTTGATTCTCTTACTAATAGCAGCTCCTTTTATTTTTAAAGGAAGTCTCGAAAAAATGCTGAATAGAACAATTAACGAAAACCTAAATGCCACCGTAGCTTGGGAAGATCTTGACTTGAGTCTTTTTAGCAGCTTTCCCGATGCTTCGCTTCAATTGAAAAATTTCAGCGTCATCAATAAAGCACCTTTTGAGGGCGATACGCTGGCGAGTGGGAAAACACTTTCCCTGGATATGGGTATTATGCAACTTTTCAAAAAGAGCGATGAAGCCATAAAGGTAGATGCAGTAAAACTTGACGAGGCTTTTCTAAATATAAAAATTGACTCTCTAGGCAATGCAAATTATGATATTGCAATAAAAGATGATGCCCCAGAAGCTAATAATGGAGAAGAAACCAATGGTGGTTTTACTTTTGATTTAAAAAAATACGAAATAAAAAATTCCCGCATAAATTACAGTGACGAAGCCAGCAAAACCTATTTAATGCTAACAGATGTTCAGCACAAAGGCAGCGGCGATCTTTCGCAAGAAGTTGGAAACCTCGACACAAAAACGGAAGCATTTGCAACTTTCAAGATGGACGACACAGAATATTTGTCCAAAAATAGAATTTCGTTGGATGCCGTTTTTAAACTCGATTTAAAAAACCAAAAATATACGTTTCTTCAAAATGAAGCTAAAATCAATGAATTGCCTTTAACTTTTGATGGTTATGTGCAAATGAACGAGACTAATAATGAAGTTGATCTTACTTTCAAAACACCATCTTCAGACTTTAAAAACTTTCTCGCCGTAATCCCAGGAACCTATATAAAACAAATAAGTGATGTAAAAACAACTGGAGATTTTACGGTAAATGGAATGCTGAAAGGTATTATAGACAGTACCCACATACCAATGATGGATATAAAAGTGGCCAGCAACAATGCTTCATTTAAGTATCCTGATTTACCAAAAACGGTTGATAATATTACCATTGACGCCCAATTAAAAAACGAAACCGGATTGCTTAATGACACCTATTTAAACATTCCAAAACTCACTTTTAGAATTGACGGCGAACCTTTCCGTATGAATGGGAGTATTAAGAATATGACCGAAAATCCGTTGGTAAATCTAGAGATGCAGGGAACTCTCAATTTGGCTAATATTGAAAAGGTATTACCCCTTGAAATGGAACAAAAACTCAGTGGTATTTTTAAAGCTGATGTTGTTGCAAATTTTGATATGGATTCTGTAGAAAAGGAGCTCTACGATAAGATTGACGCTCGTGGAACGGCGAGTTTGACCAATTTTAATTACGATGCTGGTTTTAAAAATGAATTGAAAGTTACCAATGCCAGTTTAGCTATGCTGCCCGGCGTTTTTACTTTAAAGGAATTAAACGCAACAACCGGACAAACAGATATTAAGGCTTCAGGAAACATTCAAAACCTCATTCCATTTTTAATGAGCAAGCAGGATCTTAAAGGTCGTTTTGCTGTGCAGTCCAACACTTTTAATGTGAATGATTTTATGGCTTCGGAAACTTCTTCTTCTGAAAAAAATGCTGAAAAAGGAGGTAATACTTCACAAAAAACGGCTTCTTCTGAAGCAGTAAAAATTCCAGACTTTCTGGATGCCACTTTAAATTTTAATGCGAATACAATTATTTACGATAATCTTGAATTGAAGAATGCAAAAGGAACTGCTGCCATTGCGAATGAAACGATTACAATTAGCAATTTCACTTCAGATATTTTTGGTGGAAACATTGCTTTGGCGGGAAATGTTTCAACAAAAAGCGAAACACCAACTTTTGCAATGACATTGGATTTAAGCAAAATAGATATTGACCAATCTTTTGAAAAACTTGAAATGTTTCAGTTTTTAGTGCCCATTGCGAAAGCCTTACAAGGAAGTTTAAATACAAAGTTTGAATTGAGCGGGCAGCTTACAAACGATCTATCGCCGAAACTATCCACACTTGCGGGAACTGCTTTAGCACAAATTATTACTGCCGAAGTTGATCCTGAAAAAGCCCCATTGCTTTCTGCATTGGGAGATAAAGTTTCGTTTTTAAATTTGGACAGATTAAGCCTTCGAGA comes from Aequorivita sublithincola DSM 14238 and encodes:
- a CDS encoding pseudouridine synthase; protein product: MSTQDEYDKERNSKKPGKNARKKSEARKIASAKPDTSKKNQGLPQNSAKPKLKFDKTGKEIGRRDKPIREIKKSNPEDGIRLNKYIGNSGVCSRREADTYIATGLVSVNGKIINEMGYKVKMTDDVRFDGRRLNPEPNTYVLLNKPKGFATTDSNAKGMTVMDLVANATTAKIKPFGRLGRNATGLLLFTNDDEFVQKFTNKGIARLFHIELDKNLKSEHLKKIKEGFSIDGNEITIEEISYVDNSPKSEVGLKIKHTGTSVIRTIFENLGYDVVRMDCVTLGPLTKKDLPRGRWRTLTEKELSMFSMI
- a CDS encoding AsmA-like C-terminal region-containing protein, whose protein sequence is MKKALKIIGIILGILILLLIAAPFIFKGSLEKMLNRTINENLNATVAWEDLDLSLFSSFPDASLQLKNFSVINKAPFEGDTLASGKTLSLDMGIMQLFKKSDEAIKVDAVKLDEAFLNIKIDSLGNANYDIAIKDDAPEANNGEETNGGFTFDLKKYEIKNSRINYSDEASKTYLMLTDVQHKGSGDLSQEVGNLDTKTEAFATFKMDDTEYLSKNRISLDAVFKLDLKNQKYTFLQNEAKINELPLTFDGYVQMNETNNEVDLTFKTPSSDFKNFLAVIPGTYIKQISDVKTTGDFTVNGMLKGIIDSTHIPMMDIKVASNNASFKYPDLPKTVDNITIDAQLKNETGLLNDTYLNIPKLTFRIDGEPFRMNGSIKNMTENPLVNLEMQGTLNLANIEKVLPLEMEQKLSGIFKADVVANFDMDSVEKELYDKIDARGTASLTNFNYDAGFKNELKVTNASLAMLPGVFTLKELNATTGQTDIKASGNIQNLIPFLMSKQDLKGRFAVQSNTFNVNDFMASETSSSEKNAEKGGNTSQKTASSEAVKIPDFLDATLNFNANTIIYDNLELKNAKGTAAIANETITISNFTSDIFGGNIALAGNVSTKSETPTFAMTLDLSKIDIDQSFEKLEMFQFLVPIAKALQGSLNTKFELSGQLTNDLSPKLSTLAGTALAQIITAEVDPEKAPLLSALGDKVSFLNLDRLSLRDLTTNLTFNNGKIEVKPFNFYIKGINVAVAGTHGLDKSIDYNLTMDVPAKYLGNDVTKLLQNLSSQEADAMSVALPIGLKGTFTNPQVSLNAEAAISTLTKQLLAKQKDKLINQGTGILGGILNGGTKKDSTTTNTNNQQQTTQQQNTQIIKDVLGGILGGKKKKTDTTKTSQNTKGGNK
- the folK gene encoding 2-amino-4-hydroxy-6-hydroxymethyldihydropteridine diphosphokinase, producing the protein MEPQKHIYFSLGTNMGNRFENLQAAVDSLFEKVGTILKISSVYETPAMGFKGDPFLNCTVWMQSDLEPSEILRIILKIEITMGRERNTTNTYASRPIDIDILFIDDLIIETEKLKVPHPEIEKRKFVLQPLAEINSQLIHPLSIKKIIKLLAETEDKSVLQKQFKWLSNPMKDFSISQFNYIAIEGNIGAGKTSLTTKIANDFNAKLILERFKDNPFLPKFYEDAARYAFPLEMSFLADRYQQLVDDITQFDLFKESVIADYDVNKSLIFAGITLPEEEYALYKKLFHVMHKELPKPDLYIYLYQNTERLLENIKNRGRYYEQSIPAEYLQKLNTGYLEFIKTQHSENIKIIDISEMDFVQNRADYLSILKEITSFKNDEN
- a CDS encoding arginine decarboxylase, whose product is MNTKYIDLINQTYYWPQEEFRLGDNGLEFHGVNLMQLVEQYGAPLKFTYLPKISENINLAKKWFAEGIEKNNYKGSYNYCYCTKSSHFKHVLNEALKNDIHIETSSAFDIDIVESLKKTGKVTDKTYVICNGFKREQYIENIARLINNGHENCIPIIDNYEEIELLSDSINNHFNVGIRIASEEEPKFEFYTSRLGIGYKNIIPFYEEQIKNNERVDLKMLHFFINTGIRDTAYYWNELVKCLKVYVRLKKICPSLDSLNIGGGFPIKNSLHFEYDYQYMINEILNQINITCAEADVPVPNIFTEFGSFTVGESGGAIYEILYQKQQNDREKWNMINSSFITTLPDTWAISKRFIMLAINRWNDEYERVLLGGLTCDSDDYYNSEQNMAAIYLPKFRKEKPLYIGFFNTGAYQESIGGFGGLQHCLVPSPKHILIDRDKDDNITTKLFSEQQTSEQLLNILGYEH
- the speB gene encoding agmatinase codes for the protein MSTKTYAGIPQKYAALETSKIVLIPVPYDGTSTWQKGADKGPEAFLDASENMELYDIETQTEVYKQGVYLADAITENSTPEAMVSEVHKATKDYIKRNKFVTIFGGEHSISIGTIRAFNECFDNLTVLHIDAHADLRKDFHGSTCNHACAVYEASQTTNLIQIGIRSMDIAETRVMDEEKVFFAHDMAKDEYWMDKVIEALGDNVFITFDLDAFDPSILPSTGTPEPGGLFWYETLDFLKQVFEERNVVGFDIVELCPNENERASDFVAAKLYYKMLTYKFAGTEEGDEYENNFNETKKGVSKFNTEEDEY